TTCCCTTGGCCTTCCACTCGCGCCAATTGGGGCGAGGTATCGATCAAGATTGGGTTGGCAGGCTATCAGAATGAAAGGGCAGAGGCTGATCCCGGCACTGTGCTTGGGCTGGAAGACGAAGGTTTGAAGGTCGCGTGCGGCGACGGAGTTGTTTTTCTCAAAAAGCTGCAGAGGCCGGGAGGCAAGATGCTGACGGCGGCCGAGTTTTTGCGAGGCTACGATTTACCGGTCGGGTCCGTATTCGAATCGCGGGAGATGACGGAACTTGTCACCGCGGAGCACGTCAAGGGCTAGCGAAGGCGGCGAATTGAGGAATTCTTTGTCAGCAAGGGCCGCCTTGCTCTCTAAACACTTGTTTTCGAAAACAGAATTTCCCACCATCCCCAGCCATGACTCGCCTCGTTAGATTTGTCCCAGCCTTTTTTGCGTTCGCCCTTGTTTTTACCTCTCAGCTCTCCGCTCAGTCTTCCAACCTGCAGTACCAGGTGGCCAATATGGTGGAAGACCAGCGACTCATGATGGAGCAGATGAGAGCTCTCCTTTCGGAGATGGATGACATGCGCCGCGAGAACGCTCGGCTGAAGTCGTTGGTGGAGGATTTGGAAGGCAAGGTTCAGCGCCAGTCCGGCAATTACGCCACGGTAGCCCAGGTGAACGAGGTTGTTCGCAAGGCGGTTACCGCCTTGGAGGCTAGAGACGAGACTTTGCGAAACGAGATGGTCAACATGGTTGGCGACAAGCTCGAAGCCTTTGGCAAGACAGTTAACAAGGCGCTGAATTCAGTCCCGACCATGCCAGCGCCACGCAAGGACGTTAAAACCAATTTCGATACTTCTGGGATTCCAACAACTGGCGTTCCGCATGAAGTCGCTCCAGGAGAAAGCATCTCGAGTATTGCCAAAAAGTACAATTCCCGCAGCGATTGGATCCAAAACATCAACAAGATCTCCGATCCGCGCCTCCTGCAGGTCGGGCAGACCATTTTTGTTCCTCAAGACTCTCAATAGCACCCACACCACATGGCGAAGAAACCCAGATTGGGCAAAGGGCTAGCCGGCCTGATTTCCGGCAACAAAGCGAACCAGTCGGCGCCTGCCGAAACGAAGGCGAAAGCGCCGGCGAAGACTCCGGCCAAGAAGGCGACCAAGGCAGTCAAAGCTGCGCCAGCCCCTGCGCCGGAACCGGCGGGAAGTCCTGACTTCATGGAGTTGCCGATTTCCAAGGTGGAGCCGAATCCTTATCAGCCACGCCGTGAGTTCGAAGAGAGCCAACTAAGCGATTTGGCCGAAAGCATTCGCAGCGAAGGTTTGATCCAACCGATCGTGGTTCGCGAGGTAAATGGGCGTTATCAGCTCATTGCTGGCGAGCGTCGCTGGCGGGCTTTCAAGATGCTGAAGCTCGGCAAGATCCCAGCCCGCATTATCAAGGCAGGCGATTCTTCCTCGGCCTCCATGGCCTTGATCGAGAATCTGCAGCGAGAGAACCTAAACCCGATCGAAGAGTCTCTCGGCTACGCCAGCTTGCTGCGGGACTTTGATCTGACTCAGGAGCAGGTAGCCGAAAGAGTGGGCAAGGGCCGCGCGACAGTGGCGAATTCGCTGCGTTTGTTGACGCTTCCCGATGAAGTTCGTGGCTATTTGTCGACTGGTCTTTTGTCCACCGGGCACGCTAAGGTGTTGCTCGGTCTCGAGGCTAAGCAAGAGCAGGTTTTGATCGCTCGTCGCATCATCGAAGAGGGGGTAAGCGTGCGTGGAACGGAGGCTCTGATTGAGAGCATGAAGCGCTCCGGCAAGGGCAAGCAAAGCGGAGGACGCACTGTTTCTTCCGCGGAAGCCGCCGCCATCGAAGACATCGAGAAGCGTATGGTTTCCTATCTTAATGCCAAGGTGGCTCTCAAGCACTCGCCCAAGAAAGGTAAGATCATGATCGAGTACACCGGCAACGACGACTTGCAGCGCATCCTCGAGAAGATCGGCTTGGAAGAAGCGTAGTACGTCGTCGTATTATCGTTTTTACTTCTAACGGTCGCATCCAGGCCTCTGTAATCTTGCCAGGGGTGTTTGTCCCTTTTATGCAGGGGTGATGTTGAGACGAATCCCTCTTTTCGCCCTGCTGTGTATCGTTATCTCTGCAAGTTTAGCTTATTCGCAGACGACTTGGACTGACCAGACTACGAGTGCTGGTATAGGCGGCATCCTTAATGATGTCGATTACGGCGACGGCCTCTATGTAGCCGTGGGGACAAATTCGACCGCGGGCCTGATCTATTCTTCAGAAGACGGCGTCACTTGGACCAGTCGTACTAGTTCCGCCAATCTCGGCGGAATCCTAAACGGGATTGCTTATGGAGATGGCAGCTTCGTCACAGTCGGCACGAATTCGACCTACGGCTTAATAGGCTTCTCTTACGATGGTATCAATTGGAACAACTTCACGAGTAGCGCCTCGATCGGCGGCATTCTCAATGATGTGGCCTATGGCAACGGAACTTGGGTCGCAGTGGGAGAAACGGGCTCGGTCGCAGTCGTGGCCACTTCGACCACCGGGGCGGCTTGGACGAACCGAACTTCAACTCTAGGCATCGGAGGAAACCTCAAAGGAGTCGCCTACGGAAATGGCAAGTTCGTGGCGGTCGGCACCAACGGGGCCCGAGTGGTGTTTTTGACCTCGGAGGACGGCCGTGATTGGCAAGACCACACGGTGGCGGTCGACATCGGCGGAGTAGCGTATTCAGTGGCTTATGACGGCAGTCGATTCGTGGCGACCGGGGAGGGGACTTTAAGCGGTGGAAGCACGACTGCCCATGTTTTGGTTTCTGAGGATGGCGAGACGTGGACGAACCTGACTCAATCGGCAGGCTTAGGCGGCATTGGCTATGGAGTCGCGGGTACGAACGGAACCTCGGTCCTAGTTGGGCGTACCGGATCGGCGGGATTGCTTGCGTATTCGGATAATGGATCAAGCTGGACGAATTTAACCAGTACCGCGAATGCTCCCGGGGACTTAAATGGAGTCGCAGTCGGCCCGACGCTTTGGGTTGCGGTGGGAACGAACGCGGTGAATGGCGTGGTAGTGACTTCAGAGGCAAGCAGTAGCTCCACGTCCGATCCTATCTTTTTCGAGTCGGATATCGAGGCCGGTCCCAACGGAGGAAACTACACAGTCAACGTTTTGGCCGGATCTTCCAGCTCTTGGACTGCGACTGAGGATTCCAGTTGGATTTCACTTACGAACCCGAGTGGCACTGGCAACGGCGCTGTTCAAGTGAATGTGTCGTACAATCCAGATCTAACGAGCCGCAGCGCTACGGTTGCTCTTGGGAGTAACAGTCTCGTGGTCAACCAAAGTGGCAGTCCGCTTATTACGCCGAGCTGGTATTCGGGGAGCTTGTCGAGCGAAGGCGTCGTAACTCTCCGCTGGTCTCAGGCGTACGGATCAGATGGATACGAATTGCAGAGAAGGCTACAAGGCGATTCCGCATTCACAACGATAGCGAACGTATCGGGAGCGAGCTCTATCACTTACGACGATACTACATTTGTATCCGGATATACATACGAATATCAGGTGCGTTCGGTGGCGGGTAGTGTCGTTTCCGATTGGTCGACTGTTCGTACTGTGGCGACTCCGCCTGCCATTCCGGACGGATTCGATGTCGCGGTATTGAATCCCTATCAAGCTCGACTCACCTGGAATGACGTGACGGGCGAGAGTGGTTATCTCATCTATCGGGCTCTTGGAGCGGATGGGAACTTTAGCCAAGTAGGCAGGACCGCCGCGGATGTGACGTCATTTGTCGACGTTGGATTGCAGGAGCTCACTCTTTATCGCTACCGCATTGAGGCGGAGAGTTCGATCTATGGGCGTTATTCGGAAATCGTTTCCGCCACGACCTCGGAGGATACACGGTCCATCGTTTGGTCGCATTCCAGCAGCGGGCTTCGCTCTTACAACGATGTCGCCTTCGCGGATGGAGTCTGGGTCGCGGTGGGTTCTGGCGGTTGGGTTAGCCGTTCCACCGATGCGAGCAGCTGGAGCGATGTCGATCCCGGCGTTACGGTAGCGCTCAACGACGTGGCATCCCGCTCGGGCCAGTTCGTTGCGGTGGGGGACGATGGTACTATTATATATTCTACCGACGGTTCGTCATGGACAGAAGCGGATAGCGGCCTTTCCGAGAGGTTGGTCGGAGTCGCCTATGGAACAGCGGGTTGGATTTCGGTGGGCGAATCGGGTGGTATGGTGAGCAGTGCGGATGGAATCGTTTGGTCGGCGGTGACGTCGATTGAAGCGAGTGAATTTGTATCCATTTTCTACGGAGGCGCTACTTACTTCGCGATCGAAGGCAGTGGTCGAGTGGTATCAAGCGCGGATGGGGCCACATGGACCGAAGTCCGGGCCAGCGCCTCGACTGATGCTGAGTTGCAACCGTATTTCTGGACTCGAACAGCTGGGGTGGAAGGAAATGGAAGTTTTTCCATGGTCGGCCCAAACAGCTATTCATCCAACAGTTCCGATGGGGTCACGTGGAACGAAGTGTCCGAGGGTGACTATAATTACTTCAATTCGGTTGCTTACGGAAATGGTCAGTTTGTGGCGGTGGGTATCAACGGAAGCGTTGGTACCTCGGCGACGGGAGCCTCTTACGCGAGCTCGGCGTATCTGCAGGTTTCTTTAAACGGGGTTGCGTTTGGGAATGGCATTTTCGTCTCCGTGGGAGAGCGTGGTTTTATAACGAGCAGCTCCGACGGAAGCTCTTGGACCACCAGAAACGCGGCGGTGGGATCTGTCGCGAATCTTACTGTGATAGCCGCTGGCGCCGGCCAACTGGTCGCCTTTGGCGATACCGATACCGAAACCGTGGTGGTGGTGAACGACTTCGATGGGCTCGGTTGGAACGAACATGTCTACTCGGCCGATTCCAGCGCCTACATGCCGCTCATGGATGACGCCTTGTACCTGGGATCCAACTACGTGGCGGTTGGAAACGAAGGGTTAGCTCTGACTTCTACCGATGGCGTTACGTGGACGACTACCCGAAATCAGGAAGCGGGAGCCATTAATGATTTTCTCCGCACAGTGGCCGCGGGGCAGGGCAAGGTAATCGCGGCAGGAGGCTCCGATGGTTTGGTCGTGTCGCAAGATGATGGAGCGACCTGGCAAGCAGTTTCAGATTTGCCGAGCGGATTCCACGCTTGGAGCATTGCCTATGCGGATGGTAATTGGGCAACTGTATTTCCTGGCCAAAATGACGTGGAAGCTTATCGGTCCTCAGACGGCAGCACGTGGACTTTGGCATCGGTCAGCGGTACCAATGTTCCGGAGATAGACATGCTCACCACCGGCTCTCTCTATGGAAGCTCGCTTTGGTTGGGGCTGGGGTCGAGCTACGATGGTAGCTCCGCGCAAGCGATGGTTTCCGCCGATGGGGCGAATTGGAATGCCAGCTCCGTTACCGGCATCGATGGCGATGTGAAGGGGCTAGCCTATGGGGCGGGCTTGTTCGTTGCCGTGGGAGATGGCTCCTCGGTTTGGGCTTCCATGAACGGAATCGATTGGGAGGCCTCTCCTGTAGGTTACCTTTCTCAGGAAATCGCCAATCTCGGTGGGTTTCGGGACGTGGTTTTCTATCTCGACCGGTTCTATGCTGTAGGAGTGGGAGGGACGGTTGTTGAGTTGTTTATGCGCTCTAGCGATTCGCCCGCCGGTCCTGTTTTGGATCCCGCGGAGGTTCTGGTCACGAGCCGAGGCAATGGACTGTATACCCTGACTTGGTCCAGTGATGTGGGAGTTGCCTACCAGCTGGAAACGGTAGTCGGTCTCGGAACGGAAAGTTGGGTTTCGGTGGGGTCTCCTCTGAATGGGACAGGCTCAAGCCTCAGCGTCGATGTGGATCTGCAAGCAGGGGCCTCGGTTCGCTTTTGGCGGATTCGTACTCTCGAGCCCTAGAGGGGGGCTTTAGATCGCAAGAGTGTTTCCGTCCTTGACAAGGCAAAATCCTTTTTCGACTGTCTCCGGCTCTAATTATGGATTTTCTCAACGGCTTTCTCACAGTAGTACTGGTCCTCGTGTCCCTTTTCATGATCTTTTTGGTGCTCATGCAACGTGGTAACGCCAACGGTGGCCTTGGCGCTGCTATGGGCGGGGGCATGGCCGAGTCGGCTCTCGGAGCGGAAACCAGCAGCGTCCTTTCCAAGTGGACTCGTAACACTGCGATCGTATTTTTCTTGCTCACTTTTGGCCTCTATCTCTCCAAGCTGCACCAGCATGAGGTGGCGAAGGCCGGCGTCGAAGGAGCTCTTCCGCAGATCGACGCGCCTGAGCAAAGCGCAGCATCTAGCGCGTTGCAGGAGTTGATGTCTGAAGCCGAAGAAGCGACTGACGCTGCGGCGGACGAAGTCGATGCGGCTGCCGAGCAAGTTGAGTCGCAAGCAGCGGAAGCTCAGGATGCAGCGGAAGAAGCTGCTGAAGAACTGCCAGCTCAATAAAGAATTCCGTACGGATACCTTTTCAAATGGCCGGGTCTACCCAACGCATGGGAATACGCCCGGCCTTTTTTGTACCTAGAATCAAGCGAGTCCTGCTGCTAGCGGGTTTCGGTCTATTCTGCCTATTGGAGCTTTCGGCTCAGCGGAGGCTATCGGATAGCCCGCTTGACACCTTGGGAGAGGACGTGAGCCAGGCGGACGGGCTAGAGATCCTCAATACTTTCCGGAGCCTCGGGATCGCGGGAGATTATCGGCTTGGCTTCGAGTTGCGAATCATGCCGCGACGGGGCGATACAGTTGAGGTTCCTGGCGTGTTGATTGGCACTCAGACCGAATATGGTCCGCTCACTCGAATCGATATCGCTCTCAAGCAGTCGGATGTGACGGATCAGGGAAAACTCATTCCCGCCGAGGTGAAGCGGCTTTTGCTGCAAAATGGGATCTTTGCCAATGCGGTCAGCTCCAACAGCTGGGACGAGTCGGCGGAGCTTCCTAAACCGGTTGCGGCGGAATCCTATTTCGAGGGGATAGCGGGCAGCGA
This DNA window, taken from Pelagicoccus albus, encodes the following:
- a CDS encoding LysM peptidoglycan-binding domain-containing protein; translated protein: MTRLVRFVPAFFAFALVFTSQLSAQSSNLQYQVANMVEDQRLMMEQMRALLSEMDDMRRENARLKSLVEDLEGKVQRQSGNYATVAQVNEVVRKAVTALEARDETLRNEMVNMVGDKLEAFGKTVNKALNSVPTMPAPRKDVKTNFDTSGIPTTGVPHEVAPGESISSIAKKYNSRSDWIQNINKISDPRLLQVGQTIFVPQDSQ
- a CDS encoding ParB/RepB/Spo0J family partition protein; translation: MAKKPRLGKGLAGLISGNKANQSAPAETKAKAPAKTPAKKATKAVKAAPAPAPEPAGSPDFMELPISKVEPNPYQPRREFEESQLSDLAESIRSEGLIQPIVVREVNGRYQLIAGERRWRAFKMLKLGKIPARIIKAGDSSSASMALIENLQRENLNPIEESLGYASLLRDFDLTQEQVAERVGKGRATVANSLRLLTLPDEVRGYLSTGLLSTGHAKVLLGLEAKQEQVLIARRIIEEGVSVRGTEALIESMKRSGKGKQSGGRTVSSAEAAAIEDIEKRMVSYLNAKVALKHSPKKGKIMIEYTGNDDLQRILEKIGLEEA
- a CDS encoding beta strand repeat-containing protein — encoded protein: MLRRIPLFALLCIVISASLAYSQTTWTDQTTSAGIGGILNDVDYGDGLYVAVGTNSTAGLIYSSEDGVTWTSRTSSANLGGILNGIAYGDGSFVTVGTNSTYGLIGFSYDGINWNNFTSSASIGGILNDVAYGNGTWVAVGETGSVAVVATSTTGAAWTNRTSTLGIGGNLKGVAYGNGKFVAVGTNGARVVFLTSEDGRDWQDHTVAVDIGGVAYSVAYDGSRFVATGEGTLSGGSTTAHVLVSEDGETWTNLTQSAGLGGIGYGVAGTNGTSVLVGRTGSAGLLAYSDNGSSWTNLTSTANAPGDLNGVAVGPTLWVAVGTNAVNGVVVTSEASSSSTSDPIFFESDIEAGPNGGNYTVNVLAGSSSSWTATEDSSWISLTNPSGTGNGAVQVNVSYNPDLTSRSATVALGSNSLVVNQSGSPLITPSWYSGSLSSEGVVTLRWSQAYGSDGYELQRRLQGDSAFTTIANVSGASSITYDDTTFVSGYTYEYQVRSVAGSVVSDWSTVRTVATPPAIPDGFDVAVLNPYQARLTWNDVTGESGYLIYRALGADGNFSQVGRTAADVTSFVDVGLQELTLYRYRIEAESSIYGRYSEIVSATTSEDTRSIVWSHSSSGLRSYNDVAFADGVWVAVGSGGWVSRSTDASSWSDVDPGVTVALNDVASRSGQFVAVGDDGTIIYSTDGSSWTEADSGLSERLVGVAYGTAGWISVGESGGMVSSADGIVWSAVTSIEASEFVSIFYGGATYFAIEGSGRVVSSADGATWTEVRASASTDAELQPYFWTRTAGVEGNGSFSMVGPNSYSSNSSDGVTWNEVSEGDYNYFNSVAYGNGQFVAVGINGSVGTSATGASYASSAYLQVSLNGVAFGNGIFVSVGERGFITSSSDGSSWTTRNAAVGSVANLTVIAAGAGQLVAFGDTDTETVVVVNDFDGLGWNEHVYSADSSAYMPLMDDALYLGSNYVAVGNEGLALTSTDGVTWTTTRNQEAGAINDFLRTVAAGQGKVIAAGGSDGLVVSQDDGATWQAVSDLPSGFHAWSIAYADGNWATVFPGQNDVEAYRSSDGSTWTLASVSGTNVPEIDMLTTGSLYGSSLWLGLGSSYDGSSAQAMVSADGANWNASSVTGIDGDVKGLAYGAGLFVAVGDGSSVWASMNGIDWEASPVGYLSQEIANLGGFRDVVFYLDRFYAVGVGGTVVELFMRSSDSPAGPVLDPAEVLVTSRGNGLYTLTWSSDVGVAYQLETVVGLGTESWVSVGSPLNGTGSSLSVDVDLQAGASVRFWRIRTLEP
- the secG gene encoding preprotein translocase subunit SecG; amino-acid sequence: MDFLNGFLTVVLVLVSLFMIFLVLMQRGNANGGLGAAMGGGMAESALGAETSSVLSKWTRNTAIVFFLLTFGLYLSKLHQHEVAKAGVEGALPQIDAPEQSAASSALQELMSEAEEATDAAADEVDAAAEQVESQAAEAQDAAEEAAEELPAQ
- a CDS encoding outer membrane lipoprotein-sorting protein, producing MAGSTQRMGIRPAFFVPRIKRVLLLAGFGLFCLLELSAQRRLSDSPLDTLGEDVSQADGLEILNTFRSLGIAGDYRLGFELRIMPRRGDTVEVPGVLIGTQTEYGPLTRIDIALKQSDVTDQGKLIPAEVKRLLLQNGIFANAVSSNSWDESAELPKPVAAESYFEGIAGSDFTIFDLLMPFSFWQDFEYEGRTTKRSRPTHVFTLLPPQEAEGIRAHISKVRIYLDEEFNALNRVEIYDAEGELSKTLSVVAFKIVDGQGVLSQVDVRNEQTRDKTRFRVTDPALGVEVPEWVFDMEGLTRNVYGTPLSRVQGKPAEEDE